Proteins encoded by one window of Flagellimonas lutaonensis:
- a CDS encoding membrane protein, with translation MKKTTVLVVLFIFPLVAYLFFASGVNNFGRLPILTEKVNDLPQSPDSVKLDGQITILGFLGNKIEQRKGNVFNLNQKIYKRFNGFKDLQFVMVAPEGSEENVQALKKELGSFTDTQNWKFVYSTPSEIKELFESLQTNLNLDDSLFTPYVFIIDKERNLRGRNDDEDEGVKYGFNTSSVADLNNKMEDDVKIILAEYRLALKKNNADSSQ, from the coding sequence ATGAAAAAGACGACTGTTTTAGTGGTGTTGTTCATTTTTCCCTTGGTGGCGTATCTCTTTTTTGCCTCTGGGGTGAACAACTTTGGAAGGTTGCCAATTTTGACTGAGAAGGTAAATGACCTACCGCAATCTCCCGATTCGGTAAAACTCGATGGTCAGATTACCATTTTAGGGTTTTTGGGAAACAAAATCGAACAACGAAAAGGAAACGTTTTCAATCTCAACCAGAAAATCTACAAGCGTTTCAATGGCTTCAAAGACCTTCAGTTTGTGATGGTGGCTCCCGAAGGTTCTGAAGAAAACGTACAAGCGTTGAAAAAAGAGCTGGGCTCTTTCACCGATACCCAAAACTGGAAGTTTGTGTATTCGACTCCTTCAGAAATCAAAGAACTTTTCGAAAGTCTTCAGACCAATTTGAACCTTGATGACAGTTTGTTTACGCCCTATGTCTTCATTATTGACAAAGAGCGCAATCTTCGGGGTAGAAACGATGATGAAGATGAGGGGGTCAAATATGGTTTTAACACGAGTTCGGTGGCCGATTTGAACAATAAGATGGAAGATGATGTCAAAATCATTCTGGCCGAGTACCGACTTGCCTTAAAAAAGAACAATGCCGACAGCAGCCAATAA
- the cyoE gene encoding heme o synthase has translation MKSAVGTVKTTSFSLIFADFKEITKVRLAVSVVFSSIAGYFLGAYSIDIGSVLLLAFGGYCMVGASNAYNQVIERDLDALMKRTKNRPIPAGRMSVNSAMAIAITMTLLGVLALYILSPKTAMFGAISIFLYTCVYTPLKTVTPLSVFAGAIPGAIPFMLGWVAATDDFGIEPGTLFMIQFFWQFPHFWALGWMLQDDYRKGGFKMLPTGKKDGGTALQIILYTIWMIVISIMPAFGFTGRLHLSLGAAGIVLLLGLVMLVFAFRLYEKKDNLSARRLMLASVSYITLMQLVYVIDKFI, from the coding sequence ATGAAGTCGGCGGTAGGTACGGTCAAAACCACATCTTTTTCTTTGATTTTTGCTGATTTTAAAGAAATCACCAAGGTGCGTCTGGCGGTCAGTGTGGTTTTCTCTTCCATTGCAGGATATTTCTTGGGTGCCTATTCCATTGACATTGGTTCAGTGTTGTTGTTGGCTTTTGGCGGGTATTGCATGGTGGGGGCCTCAAACGCTTACAACCAAGTAATCGAAAGAGACCTTGACGCCCTTATGAAACGCACCAAGAACCGGCCTATTCCCGCTGGTAGAATGTCGGTAAACTCGGCCATGGCGATTGCCATAACCATGACCCTTTTGGGTGTTTTGGCACTCTATATATTGAGTCCGAAAACGGCTATGTTCGGGGCTATCTCGATTTTTTTGTACACCTGTGTGTATACCCCGTTGAAAACAGTTACCCCGTTGTCGGTATTTGCCGGTGCCATACCGGGTGCCATACCCTTTATGTTGGGGTGGGTGGCGGCCACCGATGATTTTGGCATCGAGCCGGGGACCCTTTTCATGATCCAGTTTTTTTGGCAGTTTCCGCATTTTTGGGCCTTGGGCTGGATGCTGCAGGACGATTATAGAAAAGGCGGTTTCAAAATGTTGCCCACAGGCAAGAAAGATGGCGGCACGGCCTTACAGATAATTTTATATACCATATGGATGATTGTTATCTCGATCATGCCGGCCTTTGGTTTTACGGGTCGTCTGCACCTTTCTTTGGGTGCGGCGGGCATAGTATTGCTGTTGGGGCTGGTCATGTTGGTATTTGCCTTTAGACTTTATGAGAAAAAAGACAATCTATCGGCCAGGCGCTTGATGCTGGCCAGTGTTTCGTACATTACATTGATGCAACTAGTATACGTAATCGATAAATTTATTTGA
- a CDS encoding cytochrome c oxidase subunit 3, which produces MDTAVTAESEGTVWGGGNRPLGASYGKLMMWFFIVSDALTFSGFLVSYGFSRFKFIETWPIADEVFTHVPFFHGNYPMIYVAFMTFILIMSSVTMVLAVDAGHKMKKNAVIWYMFATIIGGAIFVGSQAWEWATFIKGDYGALETKGGRILQFVNAENGERAALADFAKTIPDTRVEHDKNVGVWFEAEKPLPSYSVNEVIAGFKANPNIMMRSEQIIPDVDKLRNSNDPADQAKLQELEQNYINLENMGEKAIFKREVALAKLDNAVRVVEGANLIRNEYGSRLFADFFFFITGFHGFHVFSGVVINIIIFFNIILGTYERRGHYEMVEKVGLYWHFVDLVWVFVFTFFYLV; this is translated from the coding sequence ATGGATACAGCGGTAACAGCCGAGTCGGAAGGTACAGTATGGGGAGGTGGCAACAGGCCTCTTGGTGCCAGCTATGGAAAGCTCATGATGTGGTTTTTTATTGTTTCAGATGCACTGACGTTCTCTGGTTTTTTGGTTTCCTACGGATTTTCGAGGTTCAAGTTCATTGAAACTTGGCCAATAGCTGATGAAGTGTTTACCCACGTACCGTTTTTTCACGGTAATTATCCGATGATCTATGTCGCCTTTATGACATTTATATTGATCATGTCGTCGGTGACCATGGTATTGGCGGTAGACGCGGGCCATAAGATGAAAAAGAATGCCGTTATATGGTATATGTTCGCCACCATTATCGGCGGTGCCATATTCGTGGGTTCACAGGCATGGGAGTGGGCAACTTTCATTAAGGGCGATTACGGTGCACTTGAGACCAAGGGTGGGCGTATTTTGCAATTTGTAAATGCCGAGAACGGTGAACGTGCCGCATTGGCCGATTTCGCCAAAACCATTCCTGATACAAGGGTAGAGCATGATAAGAATGTTGGCGTTTGGTTCGAAGCCGAAAAACCACTGCCATCATATTCGGTGAACGAGGTCATTGCAGGTTTCAAGGCCAATCCGAATATTATGATGCGCTCTGAGCAGATCATTCCTGATGTCGACAAACTGCGCAATTCAAACGATCCGGCCGACCAAGCAAAGTTGCAAGAGCTCGAGCAAAACTATATCAACCTCGAGAATATGGGAGAGAAGGCCATTTTCAAGAGAGAGGTTGCATTGGCAAAGCTCGATAACGCGGTAAGGGTTGTTGAAGGTGCCAATTTGATACGGAACGAATATGGTAGCCGGTTGTTTGCCGACTTTTTCTTCTTTATCACTGGTTTCCACGGTTTTCACGTATTTTCAGGGGTGGTGATCAACATCATTATTTTCTTTAATATCATATTGGGCACCTATGAAAGGCGCGGACACTATGAAATGGTAGAGAAGGTCGGACTTTATTGGCACTTTGTTGATTTGGTTTGGGTATTTGTATTCACGTTCTTCTATCTGGTATAA
- the gcvH gene encoding glycine cleavage system protein GcvH, whose product MNLPEDLKYTKDHEWVRIEGDVATVGITDFAQGELGDIVYVEVETVDETLDREEVFGTVEAVKTVSDLFLPLSGEIIEFNEALEDEPEKVNADPYGDGWMIKLKISDASEVDDLLSADEYKELIGA is encoded by the coding sequence ATGAACCTACCAGAAGACTTAAAGTATACCAAAGACCACGAATGGGTGCGCATAGAAGGAGATGTCGCAACTGTGGGCATCACCGACTTTGCCCAAGGTGAATTGGGTGACATCGTGTATGTTGAGGTTGAAACCGTTGACGAGACTCTTGACCGTGAAGAAGTGTTTGGCACGGTCGAGGCCGTGAAGACCGTTTCAGATCTTTTCTTGCCATTGAGCGGTGAGATCATCGAATTCAATGAAGCCTTGGAAGATGAGCCTGAGAAAGTGAACGCAGATCCCTATGGCGATGGTTGGATGATCAAGCTTAAAATTTCTGATGCCTCTGAAGTTGATGATCTTTTGAGCGCCGATGAGTACAAAGAACTTATAGGTGCCTAA
- a CDS encoding cytochrome C oxidase subunit IV family protein encodes MAHEHKLEIFRGLVKFKSNVSKIWGVLIFLSFVTAIEVFLGIYKPEVLTQNFFIGMKLLNWIFIVLTLVKAYYIAWDFMHLRDEKSSLRRAIVWTPIFLICYLVFILLYEADYIYKVFTDGYLSWNF; translated from the coding sequence ATGGCACACGAACATAAATTGGAAATTTTTAGGGGACTGGTTAAGTTTAAGTCCAATGTCAGTAAAATATGGGGCGTACTGATCTTCTTGTCCTTCGTTACCGCGATTGAGGTGTTCTTGGGTATCTACAAACCTGAGGTTTTGACCCAGAACTTTTTTATTGGCATGAAATTGTTGAACTGGATTTTCATCGTACTGACCTTGGTCAAGGCTTATTACATTGCCTGGGATTTTATGCACCTTAGGGATGAAAAGAGCTCGTTGCGAAGGGCCATCGTATGGACACCTATTTTTCTGATATGCTACCTGGTCTTTATATTGTTATACGAAGCAGACTATATTTATAAGGTCTTTACCGATGGGTATCTTTCGTGGAACTTCTAA
- a CDS encoding ABC transporter permease, with translation MFNRDRWKEILEVLTSNWFRTVLTAFGVFWGIFILILLLAAGKGLENGINQDFGDIATNTMFMWTRRTTKPYEGLPKDRRFEFKREDVQTIRDNVPNLRFISPRNQLGGFSSGGNNVVRGLNAGAYNVYGDYPEIINQDPMTITSGRFINYNDINEKRKIAIIGQGVRNDLYDKGEEVLGTYIKIQGVNFLVVGTYKKNSSDGGEEGQKEIFVPFTAFSQAFNRGEDVGWMAITAEDGHSISVLKEKIIEVMKKKHKVHPEDNRAIGYFDLYEQYNRVESLFAGMRWIAIIVGTFVLLSGIIGVSNIMLIVVKERTKEIGIRRALGEDPWSIKKQVLMESIFLTIISGMAGIIFGAVFIYGVNALLENVGPVDMFMNPSVSIQVVATALLVLVVSGFLAGFIPAQSAIRVKPIEALRNE, from the coding sequence GTGTTCAATAGAGATCGCTGGAAAGAAATTTTAGAGGTATTGACCAGTAACTGGTTTAGAACCGTGTTGACAGCCTTTGGTGTCTTTTGGGGCATATTTATACTCATTCTGCTGTTGGCCGCTGGCAAAGGGCTTGAAAACGGTATCAACCAAGACTTTGGTGATATTGCCACCAATACCATGTTCATGTGGACGCGCAGAACTACGAAACCCTATGAGGGCCTCCCTAAAGACCGTCGTTTCGAGTTCAAGCGCGAAGATGTGCAGACCATTCGCGATAATGTGCCGAACCTACGGTTTATATCACCACGAAATCAACTGGGCGGATTTAGTTCGGGTGGCAACAATGTGGTAAGGGGGCTAAATGCGGGCGCCTACAATGTATATGGTGATTATCCTGAAATCATCAACCAAGACCCGATGACCATCACCTCGGGAAGGTTCATCAACTACAATGATATCAACGAGAAACGAAAAATCGCGATTATCGGGCAAGGCGTGCGAAATGACCTCTATGATAAAGGTGAAGAAGTACTCGGCACCTATATCAAGATTCAGGGAGTAAACTTTTTAGTGGTGGGCACCTACAAGAAAAATAGTAGTGATGGGGGCGAAGAGGGGCAAAAAGAAATTTTTGTGCCGTTCACTGCTTTCTCTCAGGCCTTCAACCGTGGTGAAGATGTAGGATGGATGGCCATCACGGCAGAAGACGGCCATTCGATTTCAGTGCTCAAAGAGAAGATCATCGAGGTGATGAAGAAAAAGCACAAGGTTCATCCGGAAGACAACCGTGCCATCGGCTATTTTGACCTGTACGAACAGTACAATCGGGTTGAAAGTTTGTTTGCGGGCATGCGATGGATTGCCATAATAGTAGGCACTTTTGTGCTGCTTTCGGGCATAATCGGGGTGAGCAACATCATGCTTATTGTGGTAAAAGAACGAACCAAAGAAATAGGTATACGTAGGGCACTGGGCGAAGACCCATGGTCTATAAAGAAACAGGTATTGATGGAGTCGATATTCTTGACCATCATATCGGGCATGGCGGGCATAATTTTCGGAGCGGTCTTTATTTACGGGGTCAATGCCCTATTAGAAAATGTAGGGCCCGTAGACATGTTCATGAACCCAAGTGTCAGTATACAAGTTGTGGCCACCGCTTTGTTGGTCTTGGTCGTTTCCGGGTTTTTGGCGGGGTTCATACCGGCACAGAGTGCCATTCGGGTAAAACCAATTGAAGCGCTCAGAAATGAATAA
- a CDS encoding ABC transporter permease — protein sequence MFDLERWQEIFDTIRKNKLRTFLTGLSVASGIFILVVLLGFGNGMQNGIQREFEQDAATSVWVWPGVTSKEYKGLNPGRRIQLTNDNFSTSTTLFDDVIEYESPRLFVRGVSVNYGKEALVYSVQGVSHQFQFIENAQMIEGRFINYQDETSTAKVAIIGKKIKTDVFNGVETPIGEFINISGIPFKIIGIYKEYEDREEERIYIPITTAQRVFNGGDRVNNMSFALPPMENFDQAVAEATRFKNGLKTHLQQVHTIAPEDTSALEVWSAMEEAKRYYSLTGNIKLFFWFVGVCTIIAGVVGVSNIMLIVVKERTREIGIRKALGAKPWSIVGMILHESIFVTAISGFGGLILSMLLLELVGPNVEIDYVVNPSVDLNVAIATVLVLILAGTIAGFFPAWRAAKIQVIAALRDE from the coding sequence ATGTTCGATCTAGAAAGATGGCAAGAGATTTTCGATACCATCCGTAAGAACAAGCTTCGCACTTTTTTGACGGGTCTTTCCGTGGCATCGGGTATATTCATCCTTGTGGTTTTATTGGGTTTTGGCAATGGTATGCAAAATGGCATACAACGCGAATTTGAACAAGACGCGGCCACCAGTGTTTGGGTGTGGCCAGGGGTAACCTCGAAAGAATACAAAGGGCTGAACCCTGGTCGGCGCATTCAGCTGACAAACGATAATTTTTCTACCTCCACAACACTTTTTGACGATGTGATCGAATACGAATCACCACGGTTGTTTGTTCGCGGTGTATCGGTGAATTATGGTAAGGAGGCTTTGGTGTATAGCGTTCAAGGCGTCTCACATCAGTTTCAGTTTATAGAAAACGCCCAAATGATAGAGGGTCGGTTTATCAACTACCAAGATGAGACCTCCACCGCCAAGGTAGCCATTATAGGAAAAAAAATAAAGACAGACGTATTCAACGGGGTGGAGACACCAATCGGTGAGTTTATAAACATCAGTGGCATACCCTTTAAGATAATCGGCATTTATAAAGAATATGAAGACCGTGAAGAAGAACGGATTTATATTCCAATAACCACTGCACAACGGGTATTCAATGGTGGTGACCGGGTAAACAACATGTCATTTGCCCTGCCGCCGATGGAAAATTTTGACCAAGCTGTTGCTGAGGCCACAAGGTTTAAAAACGGGCTAAAAACACATTTGCAGCAGGTACATACCATTGCGCCCGAGGACACGAGTGCCCTGGAGGTATGGAGTGCCATGGAAGAGGCCAAACGGTACTATAGTTTAACAGGAAACATCAAGTTGTTCTTTTGGTTTGTAGGTGTCTGTACCATTATTGCGGGGGTCGTGGGTGTCAGTAACATCATGTTGATCGTGGTCAAAGAGCGAACCCGTGAAATTGGCATTAGAAAAGCCCTTGGGGCCAAACCGTGGTCGATAGTGGGGATGATTCTTCACGAATCTATTTTCGTAACGGCGATTTCAGGTTTTGGCGGGTTGATATTGAGCATGCTGTTGCTGGAACTTGTTGGCCCGAATGTTGAAATAGATTATGTGGTAAATCCCTCGGTCGATTTGAATGTAGCCATTGCCACCGTACTGGTATTGATTTTGGCAGGAACCATTGCGGGATTTTTTCCTGCTTGGCGAGCGGCCAAAATTCAAGTGATTGCGGCCCTGAGAGACGAATGA
- a CDS encoding energy transducer TonB, with the protein MEPKKNPHVDVSKNSSLYFVIGLAAVLGIIYASMEWKKYDKVNEYDIALNVEDQLDEEVPMTEQIKTPPPPPPPAAPEVIEVVEDEEEVEETVIESTETSQEEEIIEVEEVEVEEVEEDISVPFAVIEDVPIFPGCEGAKDKKACFQEMMQKHIRKNFRYPEIAQEMGVQGRVNVIFVIQRDGSIGDIRMRGPDKNLEAEALRIIKKLPKMTPGKQRGRPVKVPFSIPITFKLQ; encoded by the coding sequence ATGGAACCAAAAAAGAATCCTCATGTAGATGTGAGTAAAAACAGTTCTTTGTATTTCGTCATCGGTTTGGCCGCCGTATTGGGCATTATCTATGCCTCGATGGAATGGAAGAAATATGACAAGGTCAATGAATATGATATTGCCCTGAATGTTGAAGATCAGTTGGATGAAGAAGTTCCGATGACCGAACAGATCAAAACCCCACCGCCACCACCGCCACCCGCGGCGCCTGAGGTGATCGAGGTTGTTGAAGATGAAGAGGAAGTTGAAGAAACCGTTATCGAATCTACCGAAACAAGTCAAGAAGAAGAGATTATCGAGGTGGAGGAAGTAGAGGTCGAAGAGGTTGAAGAAGACATTTCAGTACCTTTTGCTGTTATCGAAGATGTGCCGATTTTTCCCGGTTGTGAAGGAGCCAAGGACAAAAAAGCCTGTTTTCAGGAAATGATGCAAAAACACATTCGTAAAAATTTCCGTTACCCCGAGATTGCCCAAGAAATGGGTGTTCAAGGTAGGGTGAATGTGATTTTTGTAATTCAGCGAGATGGTAGCATCGGTGATATAAGAATGCGTGGGCCAGACAAGAACCTAGAGGCCGAGGCCCTTAGGATCATCAAAAAACTTCCGAAGATGACACCCGGCAAACAGAGGGGTCGTCCGGTAAAGGTTCCATTTAGTATTCCAATTACATTTAAACTGCAGTAA
- a CDS encoding cytochrome c oxidase subunit 3: MDLTQGTEKEKRERSKKMMLWFGIGSLIMGFAGWTSAYIVSRSREDWVQELELPSAFFISTVLIAISSITYILAKNAVKANKQKNATLWLLATLVLGVLFIALQFYGFSQMLQSGYYFTGPTSNIKMSYVFLIAFVHILHVVAGLISLLVVIFQQIRGKYTPQSMLGLELGATFWHFLDLLWVYLLLFMYFVK, from the coding sequence ATGGATTTGACACAAGGAACGGAAAAGGAGAAACGCGAGCGCTCAAAAAAAATGATGCTTTGGTTCGGCATCGGCAGTCTTATTATGGGTTTTGCCGGGTGGACAAGCGCTTATATCGTAAGCCGCTCTAGGGAAGATTGGGTGCAAGAACTGGAGTTGCCCAGCGCTTTCTTCATCAGTACAGTGCTCATAGCAATAAGCAGTATCACCTATATTCTGGCCAAGAATGCGGTGAAGGCGAACAAACAGAAAAATGCCACCCTTTGGCTACTGGCCACCCTTGTACTGGGTGTTTTGTTCATAGCCCTGCAATTTTACGGGTTTTCACAAATGTTGCAGAGCGGCTATTATTTTACGGGCCCCACCAGCAATATTAAAATGTCATATGTGTTTTTGATTGCCTTTGTACATATTTTGCATGTCGTGGCCGGGCTGATTTCGCTGTTGGTGGTCATATTCCAACAAATTCGTGGAAAGTATACGCCGCAGTCTATGCTCGGGCTAGAGTTGGGTGCCACCTTTTGGCATTTTCTAGATTTGCTATGGGTCTATCTATTATTGTTCATGTACTTTGTCAAATAA
- a CDS encoding VanZ family protein codes for MPKKTVLVILFLLWVLCVTALSLLSLPDLDAGGVEVPYSDKIVHFIFYFGFVWLGGLALYAHVRSPYPIKKMLFWVFLAAVFYGTVIEVLQYVATAYRSAEWSDFMANTFGALTAALLLNRYLSGRHRLN; via the coding sequence GTGCCTAAAAAGACCGTGCTGGTCATTTTGTTTTTGTTGTGGGTGCTGTGTGTTACCGCCCTTAGCTTACTATCATTGCCTGATCTTGATGCCGGTGGGGTCGAGGTGCCCTATTCTGACAAGATAGTCCATTTCATATTTTATTTTGGTTTTGTATGGTTGGGCGGCTTGGCACTTTATGCCCATGTAAGAAGCCCTTATCCTATCAAAAAAATGTTGTTTTGGGTGTTTTTGGCGGCTGTTTTTTATGGAACGGTTATTGAGGTATTACAATATGTGGCCACCGCTTACCGCTCGGCAGAATGGAGCGACTTCATGGCCAATACGTTTGGGGCATTGACGGCAGCATTGCTTTTGAACCGGTATCTTTCTGGTCGTCACCGCCTAAATTGA
- a CDS encoding DUF420 domain-containing protein gives MEDIALKEKKFNKLINIVSIAVPVVVALLFGVRLPNVEPLSFLPPIYASINGLTAVLLIVAVVAIKNGKRALHQNLMTTCIVLSLLFLLMYVAYHMTSDSTPYGGEGVLRYVYFFILVSHILLSIVIIPLVLRTYAKAYLKQFEKHRKLAKITFPIWLYVAITGVVVYWMISPYYQ, from the coding sequence ATGGAAGATATTGCGCTAAAAGAAAAAAAGTTCAATAAGCTCATCAATATTGTATCGATAGCGGTGCCTGTTGTGGTCGCACTGCTGTTTGGTGTAAGGCTTCCGAACGTTGAGCCGCTTTCCTTTTTGCCCCCTATCTATGCATCGATCAATGGCTTGACAGCTGTTTTATTGATCGTTGCCGTGGTTGCCATCAAAAATGGGAAAAGGGCGCTTCACCAAAACCTGATGACTACCTGTATTGTATTGTCATTGTTGTTTTTGTTGATGTATGTGGCCTATCACATGACCTCTGATTCAACACCTTATGGAGGTGAAGGGGTGTTGCGATATGTGTATTTCTTTATTCTGGTCTCACATATCTTATTGTCCATAGTAATAATACCACTGGTGTTGAGAACCTATGCTAAGGCCTATTTAAAGCAATTCGAAAAACATCGAAAGCTTGCCAAGATAACGTTTCCGATATGGTTGTACGTGGCCATTACCGGGGTAGTGGTGTACTGGATGATCTCACCTTATTACCAATGA
- a CDS encoding SCO family protein — translation MPTAANKKRKYNYIWISLVILVFGIIFIPKIVDRLAQGDVVRDERSAPTLSSGELAYIENGATGERRKVPPFSFLNQDSVLVTDKDYLGKVYVVEFFFTTCPTICPVMTKNLVELQNTFAYTEDFGVASFTINPRYDTPTVLKKYAEKNGITDPDWHLLTGDQDEIYRLAEEGFYIVANEVEDAPGGFEHSGMFALVDKEGYIRSRKDGFGNPLIYYRGTITQEQGTNAEGEEEQISLLKEDIKKLLKE, via the coding sequence ATGCCGACAGCAGCCAATAAGAAACGAAAATATAATTACATCTGGATATCGCTGGTGATTCTGGTATTTGGCATCATCTTTATTCCGAAAATTGTTGATCGCCTTGCCCAGGGCGATGTCGTCAGGGATGAACGATCGGCACCTACGCTTTCGTCAGGCGAATTGGCTTATATCGAAAATGGCGCTACAGGTGAGCGAAGAAAAGTGCCACCCTTCTCATTTTTGAACCAAGACAGCGTGTTGGTCACTGACAAAGATTATTTGGGCAAAGTCTATGTGGTCGAGTTTTTCTTTACTACTTGCCCAACAATTTGTCCTGTTATGACCAAAAACTTGGTCGAGTTGCAGAACACATTCGCCTACACCGAAGATTTTGGGGTGGCTTCGTTTACCATAAACCCTAGATACGATACCCCTACGGTGCTGAAGAAGTATGCAGAAAAGAACGGCATTACCGACCCTGATTGGCACTTGTTGACAGGCGACCAAGATGAAATCTATCGTTTGGCCGAAGAAGGGTTTTACATTGTGGCCAATGAGGTGGAGGATGCCCCTGGGGGGTTCGAACATTCAGGTATGTTCGCCTTGGTTGACAAAGAGGGTTATATACGGTCGCGCAAAGATGGGTTTGGCAATCCATTGATCTATTACCGGGGCACCATTACCCAAGAACAGGGTACCAATGCCGAAGGAGAAGAAGAGCAGATATCCCTATTGAAAGAAGACATCAAAAAATTGTTGAAAGAATAA
- a CDS encoding efflux RND transporter periplasmic adaptor subunit, which translates to MKKSVTIVILLVIVIAFGGAMYYLYQKNSQDPVIYATETPTKQTIIKKTVATGSILPLEEVLIKPNISGVIEEVYVEGGDYVKSGDLIAKIKVVPNLNALNDAKDAIDQAKINLDDQKRNYDRQKSLFERGVISQADIERAQVAYDQAKQSYNAANKRYDIIKTGTASGYGNQANTLIRATVSGMVLDVPVEKGNQVIESNNFNEGTTIAAIADVEKMIFEGKVDESEVGKIKENLPLEITVGAIENQVFDAVLDYIAPKGKEENGAIQFEIKGTLSKQDTTFIRAGLSANASIILARADSVLALKEALVQFDPDTKKPFVEVETGEQQFERKDIELGISDGIFVEVKSGIGADDKIKVWNSVEPEVTAN; encoded by the coding sequence ATGAAAAAATCGGTAACCATTGTTATCCTTTTGGTAATCGTCATCGCATTTGGTGGTGCCATGTATTATTTGTACCAAAAAAATTCGCAAGACCCGGTAATCTACGCTACCGAGACACCCACCAAACAGACCATCATTAAAAAAACGGTCGCGACCGGAAGTATTTTGCCCTTGGAAGAGGTACTGATAAAACCCAATATTTCAGGTGTTATAGAGGAGGTCTATGTAGAAGGCGGCGATTATGTGAAGTCAGGCGATTTGATCGCCAAGATCAAGGTAGTACCAAATTTGAATGCGCTCAATGATGCCAAAGATGCCATCGACCAGGCAAAAATCAATTTAGACGACCAAAAACGCAACTACGACCGGCAAAAGTCATTGTTTGAAAGAGGGGTCATATCGCAAGCTGACATTGAAAGGGCCCAAGTAGCCTATGACCAGGCAAAACAGTCCTATAATGCCGCCAACAAGCGTTATGATATTATCAAAACCGGTACGGCAAGTGGATATGGCAATCAGGCAAACACCTTGATACGCGCTACGGTGAGCGGTATGGTACTCGATGTTCCGGTCGAAAAAGGCAACCAAGTAATAGAAAGCAATAATTTCAATGAAGGAACTACCATTGCGGCCATAGCAGATGTTGAAAAAATGATATTCGAAGGAAAGGTCGATGAATCTGAAGTTGGAAAAATCAAAGAGAACCTCCCTTTAGAGATTACCGTAGGGGCCATCGAAAACCAAGTCTTTGATGCGGTACTTGACTACATCGCCCCTAAGGGAAAAGAAGAGAACGGTGCCATCCAGTTCGAGATCAAAGGAACCCTTAGCAAGCAAGACACGACTTTCATTAGAGCGGGGCTCAGTGCCAATGCCTCCATAATATTGGCACGTGCAGACAGCGTACTTGCCCTGAAAGAGGCCCTTGTTCAATTTGACCCCGATACAAAAAAACCCTTTGTAGAGGTTGAAACCGGTGAACAGCAGTTCGAGAGAAAAGACATTGAGCTCGGTATCAGCGATGGTATTTTTGTTGAGGTAAAATCGGGTATAGGGGCCGATGATAAAATTAAAGTATGGAATTCAGTGGAGCCCGAAGTGACGGCAAACTGA